The Methanococcoides sp. AM1 DNA window ACAACAAGGATCTCACACGGTAAGTCCGAGATCGAGCTTGGAACTATCACCGACCACAGGGTCGAGGCAAAGTTCGAGAAGGACACCTCACGCTGGGTAATGGTACCAAGCAATGCGGTAATTCGTCACCCACACCTTCTTGGAATACAGGAAGGCATCATGGAAGAGCTTGAGAGCTCACCATGGAACGAGCTTACAATCAACGAGAGCACAAAGATCGGTGTCATCGCATCAGGTCTGGCCTCAGTATATGCCAGGGAAGCAATGGAGAACCTCGGACTGGAAGCATCCTTCCTGAAGATCGGAGCATACCCTGTTCCTGAAGGTCTTATCAAGAAGATGTACGAGCAGTGTGACACCGTGCTTGTAATCGAAGAGCTTGAACCAATAGTCGAAGACCGCTGCAAGGTTCTCGCAAAGGATATCGAGAGCCCTGTAAAGATACTCGGCAAGACTGGCGGATATATCCCAAGGGTCAGCGAACTCAATACCGATGCCTGCGTAAGGGCAATTGGAAAAGCATTCGACATCGAAGTCGATGTTCCGGAAATAGCTGAAGCAGAACTTGAACTTCCACCAAGGCCACCTGCACTCTGTGCGGGATGTTCACACCGTGCTACCTATCATGCCATGAAGAAAGTGTTCGGCAAGAACGCTGTGTTCCCAAGTGACATCGGTTGTTACACACTCGGAGTTCAGAACGGAACAGTCGATACAACACTCTGTATGGGTGGCAGTATCACCGTTGCATCAGGTATCTACGATGCAGGCGAGAAGCAGCCTATCTGCTGTTCAATTGGAGATTCCACATTCTTCCACACAGGTATCAACGGACTGCTCAACGCTGTCTACAACAAGTCAAACATCACAATAGCCATCCTTGACAACCGTATCACCGCAATGACAGGCCACCAGCCAAACCCTGGTATGGGATTCACATCTACAGGCGAGCCTACAAAGGAGATCGACATGGAACTCCTCTGCCGTGGACTCGGTGCTGAGTTCGTGGAAACGGTCGATCCATACGATGTCAAGGCTACCGAAGAAGTATTCAAGCGTGCAAAGGACTTCGAAGGTCCTTCCGTGGTCATCACAAGACAGGCATGTGTCATCCACGCACGCAGAGCAGGTGTCAGGCGCATACCATTCCAGGTCGATACAGAGAAATGTATCGGATGCAGAATGTGTGTCAACCTCGGATGTCCTGCTATCGAGTTCGATAAAGAAACAAAGAAAGCACATATCAATGCAATGTGTACAGGCTGTGGACTCTGCAGTGTTGTCTGCAAGTTCGATGCTATCGTGGAGGTGCAGAAATGAGCAGCAAAGCTTCTGAATTCGATCTTGTGATCTCAGGTGTCGGCGGGCAGGGAACCATTCTTGCATCAGACATCATCGGCAGATCAGCAGTCCTTGAAGGAAAAGGTGTAAGGGCAGCAGAGACCCACGGAATGGCACAGCGTGGCGGTTCAGTTGTCAACCACGTCCGTATCGGATGTAAGCTTGGTTCCATGATCCCGCTTAAAGGAGCAGATTGCCTGCTCGCGCTTGAGCCTGTGGAAGCCCTCCGTTACATCGATTACCTCTCAGATGACGGTGTCATAATCATGAACACCGAATCAGTTTACCCGATCACGGTCACAACAGGAAAGGCAACTTACCCGTCTATTGACAGCATCGTAGAAAAGCTGAAGGAAACGCACCGTGTCATCGCTTTCAATGCAAGCGAAAAGGCAGCAGAGGCCGGAAGCAGACAGGCAATGAACGTTGTTCTTGTCGGAGCTGTCTCCAACTTCCTGCCTATAAAGACAGAAACCCTGCTTGAACGCGTTAAAGAGATGGTTCCTCCAAAGACCATTGACACGAACGTAAAAGCTTTTGAAATGGGAAGAAGCATGGCCGAATAAGACCATACTTCAATTTCTTTTTGTTTTCAAGACCAGAGATGTACACCATCAGGACAGAAGATTTCGACCTGGATTATACGCTTGACTGCGGTCAGGTGTTCCGCTGGGATAAGGACGGAGACTTGTGGACAGGCGTGGTCAACGGTACCGTTGCCCGCATAAGCCAGAACCCTGATACAGGTGAACTTCTGGTCGATTCATCTCTTGATGAGGAATTCTTTTATCATTACTTCAAGCTCGACGACGACCTGCCGGCAATTTTCGAGCAAATCAACAAGGACGAGCACATGGATATCGCGATCAATAAATATCGCGGACTACGCCTGATCCGCCAGGATCCCTGGGAATGCCTGATCTCCTACATGCTTGCCACCGCTTCGAACATCCCGAGGATAAAGAAGAACATATCCATGCTTTCAGCAATGTTCGGAGAAGAACTGGAAGAGGGACTCTACAGCTTCCCGAAACCAGAAGACCTTGCAGCAACCTGCTGTGATGAACTTTGCGAATGCAAGATGGGATTCAGAACAGCCAGAATAATCAAAGCAGCGAATGTTGTTGTCACCGGAGACATTGTCCTTAATGAACTGTTCAGGCTTGAATATCAGGCTGCAAAGAAGGAGCTGATGTCACTGGAGGGTATCGGTGAGAAGGTCGCAGACTGCATCCTGCTGTTCGCATTCGATAAGATGGAAGGCTTCCCTGTGGATACCCATGTGGAGAAGATCGTCAGAACCTACTACGGCGATGACCCGTTCTTTGAAGGCAAAGCCACCAAGACAAAAATAGGAAACTGGGGCAGGCACTATTTCGGGAAGTACTGCGGCTATGCCCAGCAATATCTGTTCTACCAGAAGCGGCTTGAGGGGCTTATCTAATTCTACTCAGCATATCATTCCACGCTGTTCAAATACTTTGGTTAAAAAATATCCCAATTCTTAAGGCTTGGTGTACTATTCTAAACAAAAACGAGAAGGTACGAATGCCTCCTCCTGTATAACAAGTCGGGGATATATACAAAGAAAAATATGGCAACGGGGTTTTGTATGTATAACACACGACCACAATTCAAACATCTGAGAAAAAACCGAACTCCCAATATTTACTGCTGACATGAACTGAAGTTAAATAATTAAAAAGTGAATTATTAATTAATTTCTAGAATACTTGGTTTGCATACCATCAAGATTTAACTAAAGGATAAGCTTGATATCTTTATTCTTTTCTTTTTTATAAAAAAACCAAGAGCAATAAAAACAATTTCTGATACGATTCTTGTACGAAAATTAAAGATTTATGTAGAAATTGATAATGAAATGAAGAAAACAATAGCAATAGGAAGAATTTCTTGTATGAGCTTTATACGAAAGATAAAGAAAATGATAGAAAATGAAACAAGGTATTCTAAGTAATAATATTTATATATTGGTAATTAAAGCCTTACTTATGCCCGTTTGGTTAAAGACTTTACTCAAAAGCTTGGATGATAACC harbors:
- a CDS encoding indolepyruvate oxidoreductase subunit beta; translated protein: MSSKASEFDLVISGVGGQGTILASDIIGRSAVLEGKGVRAAETHGMAQRGGSVVNHVRIGCKLGSMIPLKGADCLLALEPVEALRYIDYLSDDGVIIMNTESVYPITVTTGKATYPSIDSIVEKLKETHRVIAFNASEKAAEAGSRQAMNVVLVGAVSNFLPIKTETLLERVKEMVPPKTIDTNVKAFEMGRSMAE
- a CDS encoding DNA-3-methyladenine glycosylase; the protein is MYTIRTEDFDLDYTLDCGQVFRWDKDGDLWTGVVNGTVARISQNPDTGELLVDSSLDEEFFYHYFKLDDDLPAIFEQINKDEHMDIAINKYRGLRLIRQDPWECLISYMLATASNIPRIKKNISMLSAMFGEELEEGLYSFPKPEDLAATCCDELCECKMGFRTARIIKAANVVVTGDIVLNELFRLEYQAAKKELMSLEGIGEKVADCILLFAFDKMEGFPVDTHVEKIVRTYYGDDPFFEGKATKTKIGNWGRHYFGKYCGYAQQYLFYQKRLEGLI
- the iorA gene encoding indolepyruvate ferredoxin oxidoreductase subunit alpha gives rise to the protein MSTREYMLGNVAIARGIVEGGGKVISGYPGTPSSEIVDTLSAMKERDFYVEWSVNEKVAMEVAAGAAMTGVRSVVTMKHVGLNVAADPLMTLAYMGVKGGMIIIVADDPACHSSQNEQDTRKYSEFSLMPCLDPSTPQEAKDMIPYAFELSEKFEIPVIFRPTTRISHGKSEIELGTITDHRVEAKFEKDTSRWVMVPSNAVIRHPHLLGIQEGIMEELESSPWNELTINESTKIGVIASGLASVYAREAMENLGLEASFLKIGAYPVPEGLIKKMYEQCDTVLVIEELEPIVEDRCKVLAKDIESPVKILGKTGGYIPRVSELNTDACVRAIGKAFDIEVDVPEIAEAELELPPRPPALCAGCSHRATYHAMKKVFGKNAVFPSDIGCYTLGVQNGTVDTTLCMGGSITVASGIYDAGEKQPICCSIGDSTFFHTGINGLLNAVYNKSNITIAILDNRITAMTGHQPNPGMGFTSTGEPTKEIDMELLCRGLGAEFVETVDPYDVKATEEVFKRAKDFEGPSVVITRQACVIHARRAGVRRIPFQVDTEKCIGCRMCVNLGCPAIEFDKETKKAHINAMCTGCGLCSVVCKFDAIVEVQK